A section of the Candidatus Neomarinimicrobiota bacterium genome encodes:
- a CDS encoding aldehyde ferredoxin oxidoreductase family protein yields MSICNATSLRVDLTHGKIEKSQTPDNGIGGRTWNSVTLMNELKPGVDPLGPENILCIGVGPLTGSELIGTCRFIASAKSPLTGILGDSGARGFFAPELRWAGYQQIVFTGASDGWVYLFIDDDKVEIRDASHLVGLDITQTTVQLQDELHDPDLQVATIGPAGENLVRYSIISCNLARAAGRTGMGAVMGSKKLKAIVVRGSKPVIPVDPKRFKNTCEQFKQRIEENDEFEARHKFGTTKIMDSLANMGVLPAYHYRTALFDDLKKVNGTALRRDHVVKAKSCYNCNVYCSRYSYTKYNEGEGPEYEAQAGFSVKCGNPDLELAVGVSNTVNRLGLDCISMGEVIAWLMECRHEELISDADIDGIDLSWGSKEALLRLPEMVAHRKGIGDLLAEGTKRAAKQFGEEAQKLTVEVKGLELFAADPRGIKGYALMNAVNSRGGDHYRGEPSIELTGDEELAMKRIGNRDAAHRLKEEGKGLLVNYAEHMGILSDSMTICKNISCCMVDVIGFDFAAEAYSGLLGHDITAQQLWETCSHVSQVEREFNIREGLRPEDDTLPVRFLGQPIPDGPAKGTVIDIDRMVQDYYKEKGWKE; encoded by the coding sequence AGATCTGACTCATGGAAAGATTGAGAAAAGTCAAACACCAGATAATGGGATTGGAGGGCGAACTTGGAACAGCGTCACGCTGATGAATGAATTAAAGCCCGGAGTAGATCCGCTTGGACCGGAAAACATTCTATGTATTGGTGTAGGGCCACTTACCGGAAGCGAGTTGATCGGAACCTGTCGATTCATCGCCAGTGCCAAGAGTCCGCTCACGGGGATTCTAGGCGATTCGGGAGCCAGAGGATTTTTCGCTCCGGAACTGCGGTGGGCTGGCTATCAACAGATTGTTTTTACAGGGGCTTCGGATGGGTGGGTTTATCTGTTTATCGATGATGACAAAGTGGAAATTCGTGACGCTTCTCACTTGGTGGGTCTTGATATCACACAGACAACAGTCCAGCTTCAAGATGAACTTCACGATCCTGATCTTCAGGTTGCCACTATCGGTCCCGCTGGAGAGAACCTGGTCCGATACTCGATTATTTCCTGCAATCTTGCTCGGGCCGCCGGTCGGACGGGAATGGGGGCGGTTATGGGGTCGAAGAAACTCAAAGCTATTGTTGTTCGGGGCAGTAAGCCCGTAATACCCGTTGATCCAAAACGGTTTAAGAATACATGTGAACAGTTCAAACAGAGGATTGAAGAGAACGATGAGTTTGAAGCCCGGCATAAGTTTGGAACAACAAAAATCATGGACTCGCTGGCGAATATGGGCGTGTTGCCCGCTTATCACTACCGAACAGCTCTTTTTGATGATCTCAAGAAAGTTAATGGTACGGCTCTACGCCGAGATCATGTGGTAAAAGCGAAGTCGTGCTATAACTGCAACGTCTATTGCTCTCGCTACTCTTATACAAAGTACAATGAAGGAGAAGGTCCAGAGTACGAAGCCCAGGCAGGATTCTCCGTTAAATGCGGAAATCCCGATCTGGAACTGGCTGTAGGCGTCTCCAATACGGTCAACAGGCTTGGACTCGACTGCATCAGCATGGGAGAAGTCATTGCCTGGCTTATGGAATGCAGACATGAAGAATTGATATCAGATGCGGATATTGATGGTATTGATCTATCTTGGGGTTCAAAAGAGGCACTGCTTCGACTTCCTGAAATGGTTGCTCACAGGAAGGGAATAGGTGACCTGTTGGCGGAAGGGACAAAGCGTGCAGCAAAGCAATTTGGTGAAGAAGCGCAAAAACTGACGGTCGAAGTGAAGGGATTAGAACTATTTGCAGCTGATCCCCGGGGGATTAAGGGATATGCCCTCATGAATGCTGTTAATTCCCGGGGAGGAGACCACTACCGCGGCGAACCGTCCATTGAGCTGACTGGAGATGAAGAACTGGCCATGAAGCGTATCGGCAATCGGGATGCAGCCCATAGATTGAAAGAAGAAGGAAAAGGATTGCTGGTCAACTATGCCGAACATATGGGAATTCTTTCTGACAGCATGACTATCTGCAAGAATATCTCCTGCTGTATGGTGGACGTCATCGGTTTTGACTTTGCTGCGGAGGCTTATTCTGGGCTACTTGGTCACGATATAACGGCACAACAGCTTTGGGAAACCTGTTCTCATGTCAGCCAAGTTGAAAGAGAATTCAACATTCGTGAAGGTCTCCGCCCAGAGGACGATACTCTTCCTGTTCGATTCTTGGGTCAACCTATCCCAGACGGTCCAGCTAAGGGGACGGTAATAGATATTGACAGAATGGTTCAAGATTATTACAAAGAAAAAGGGTGGAAAGAATAA